In one Nicotiana sylvestris chromosome 8, ASM39365v2, whole genome shotgun sequence genomic region, the following are encoded:
- the LOC138874755 gene encoding uncharacterized protein → MDEAKVRVIQEWEAPTKVIELRSFLGLVNYYHQFNSGYLANVAPLTELLKKNKPWVWMEHCQKAFEGLKAAIIEEPVLALPEFAKTFETQKKLTLKQAWLQDFLAEFDYALEYNPGKGNVVADALSRKVELAAITSARWDIWEAIKEGMQHDLVAKQLIELANKGKTRRFWIEDGLLLTTGRRVYVTKFGDIR, encoded by the exons ATGGACGAGGCTAAAGTACGTGTTATCCAGGAGTGGGAGGCACCTACAAAGGTAATAgagttgagatccttccttgGCCTTGTTAACTACTATCATCAGTTCAACAGTGGCTACTTAGCAAATGTCGCACCATTGACTGAGTTActaaagaagaacaagccatgGGTTTGGATGGAACATTGTCAAAAGGCGTTTGAAGGCCTTAAGGCAGCTATAATAGAGGAGCCAGTCTTGGCGTTACCTGAATTTGCCAAGACATTTGAG ACACAGAAGAAACTCACACTAAAACAGGCTTGGTTGCAGGATTTCTTGGCCGAGTTTGATTATGCGCTGGAGTATAATCCGGGCAAAGGTAACgttgtagccgatgccttgagccggaaAGTCGAGCTTGCTGCAATCACTTCAGCAAGATGGGACATTTGGgaggctataaaagaaggcatgcaGCATGATCTAGTAGCCAAACAGCTTATCGAGTTAGCCAACAAAGGCAAGACGAGACGGTTTTGGATAGAAGACGGCCTACTACTTACCACAGGTCGGCGAGTCTATGTGACTAAGTTTGGAGACATTAGATGA